Within the Microbacterium sp. 1S1 genome, the region CGGCATCCTGCTGGCGCTGATGAAGCTCTCAGTGATCGCGCCCTTCCGGTGGATCGCGACGGCGTGGATCGAGCTGTTCCGCGGTCTGCCCGCGATCCTCACGATCTTCGCGATCGCGTTCATCCTGCCGATCGGCCTCGGCGTGCCGGCGACCCGCCTCGGTGGGCCGGTGGTCCTGGGGCTGATCGGTCTGATCCTCGTGGCCTCCGCCTACATGGCCGAGACCATCCGGGCCGGAATCCAGGCGGTGCCGAAGGGGCAGACCGAGGCGGCGCGTTCGCTCGGCATGTCGCCCATGAAGACGACGTTCTGGATCATCGTTCCGCAGGGCTTCCGGATCATCATCCCGCCCCTGACGAACGAGTTCGTGCTGCTGCTGAAGGACACCTCACTGCTGTTCGTCGCCGGCTCCTTCATCTGGTCGAAGGAGCTCACGAACTTCGCGCGGGACGCGGCGACGCAGAATGCCAACGGAACGCCGCTCATCATGGCGGCGATCCTCTACCTGATCGTGACGATCCCGCTCACGCGTCTCAGCGCGTGGCTGGAGCGTCGGATGGCGAGGACACGATGAGCACCGACCTGATCGACGTGCAGGCCCCCGCGATCGTCATCCAGGACCTGCACAAGAGCTTCGGCGACAACGAGGTGCTCAAGGGCATCGATCTGACGGTCCTCGCCGGCGAGGTCGTCTGCGTGATCGGCCCGTCCGGGTCGGGCAAGTCGACGCTGCTCCGCTCGGTGAACCTCCTGGAGGAGCCGACGGGCGGGAAGGTGCTCATCGAGGGCATCGACATCACCGACCCCGACATCGACATCGACCGGGTGCGCACCCGCATCGGGATGGTGTTCCAGAGCTTCAACCTCTTCCCGCACCTCAGCGTGCTCGGCAACCTCACGATCGCGCAGCAGCGGGTGAAGAAGCGCTCGAAGGCGGAAGCGGAGAAGGTGGCCCGCGCCATGCTCGAGCGCGTCGGGCTCGCCGAGAAGGCGGACGCCTACCCCGGGCATCTCTCCGGCGGTCAGCAGCAGCGTGTCGCCATCGCGCGGGCGCTGTGCATGAACCCCGACATGATGCTCTTCGACGAGCCGACGTCGGCCCTCGACCCGGAGCTCGTCGGCGAGGTGCTGCAGGTCATGCGGTCGCTGGCGGACGAGGGCATGACGATGCTCGTCGTCACGCACGAGATGGGCTTCGCGCGCGAGGTCGGGTCGCGGCTGATCTTCATGGACGGCGGACACATCGTCGAGGAGGGCGACCCCCGCGAGGTGCTGGCGAATCCGCAGCACCAGCGCACCAAGGACTTCCTCTCCCGCGTCCTGTAACTCTCTCGCGCTCTCCCGGTGTCGCCGAGACCCCGTGCATCCGCCGAGACCCCCCGGCTGCAGATGTCTGCAGCCGGGGGTCTCGACGTGAACCCGGGGTCGCGGGTCAGCCGCGGGGGCGCACGACCACCGGGACGGGGGTCACCGCGATGCGGACGCGGTCACCGAACGACGGGTGCACGGAGGGAGCGTGCTGCACGCGGACGAGCTCGCCCGACTCCGTGCGCACGAGGGTCCGCCGCATGCTGCCGAGGAACGTGCTCTCCTCCACGAGGGCATCGGTCGCGGCGTCCTCCGAGGAGGTGAAGTGGACGTTCTCCGGACGGAGGTACACGTCGACGGGGCCGTCGGCGGAGGTCTGCAGCGGAAGACGCTGCCCCCACACGACGACGTGATCGCCCTCGGCGACCCCGGACACGACGCTGGAGAGGCCGACGAAGGCGGCGACCTCGGGGCTCGCGGGGGCCGTGTACAGCTCCTCCGGAGAGCCGATCTGCTCGATGCGACCTGCGTTCATGACCGCGATCCGGTCGGACACCGCGAGGGCCTCCTCCTGGTCGTGGGTAACGAACACGGTCGTGATGCCGAGGCGCAGTTGGATGCGCCGGATCTCATCCCGAAGCTGCGCCCGCACCTTGGCATCGAGGGCGGAGAGCGGCTCGTCGAGCAGCAACACCCGGGGTTCCGTCACGAGGGCGCGCGCCAGGGCCACGCGCTGCTGCTGTCCGCCCGAGAGCTGATGCGGGAACCGGTCGGCGAGGTCGGCGAGGCCCACGAGAGCCAGCGCATCGAGAGCACGCCGCGCCGCCTCGCCCCTGCCGACACCCCGACGACGGAGTCCGAATGCGGTGTTGTCGACGACGCGCAAGTGCGGGAAGAGCGAGTACGACTGGAACACCATGCCGATGTCGCGTCGGTTGGTCGGTACCCGGGACACGTCGCCGCCGCCGAGCAGCACCGCGCCCTCGTCGGCGCCCTCGAGCCCGGCGAGCACGCGGAGCAACGTCGTCTTGCCGCAACCGGACGGGCCCAGGAGCGAGACGAACTCCCCGGGAGCGATGTCGAGGTCGACGCCGTGCAGCACTCGCGTGCCGCCGTAGCTCTTCACGATTCCCTGAAGCTCGACTCGCGTGCCCTCGCCCGCCTGGGCGAGCAGCAGGTTGTCCTTGGTGCGCGGAAGCGCGTGATCGGTGGTCATGAGCGGGCCTTTCGCGGACCGCGGGCGACGCGGCCGATGAGCAGGAGCAGGAGGAAGACGAACAGCAGAGCGAGCAGTGTGAAGATCGCGGGTGCGTACGGATCCTGCTTCTGCACGACGACCATGGCGGTCTGGAACACCTGGCGATTCAGGAGTGAGGCGATCGTGAACTCGCCGAGCACCACCGCGATGGAGATCAGCGAGGCGGCGAGCAGTCCCTGGCGAAGGTTCGGGGCGAGCACGCGGACGACGACCGTGGGCCAGCCCGCGCCGAGCGAGCGTGCGGCCTCCGACAGCGTGCGCAGGTCGGCGGCATCGATCGACGCCTGGATCGAGCGGAAGGCGAACGGGAGGACCGTGATGCCGTACGCGAAGGCAAGGGTCCAGGTGCCTGTGCCGACGGTCCGACCGATCTGCAGGTAGATCGGCGCGAGCCCCACCACGAGGACGATCGCCGGGATCGAGATCGGCAGGAGCGCGGCGAACTCGAACGCGGCCTTGAGGCGGGGGAAGCGCAGGTTCACCAGGATCATCGTGGGGGCCAGGAGGAACAGCACGATCGCCACGGTCACCGCGGCAAGGACGAGGGAGTTCGCGAGACCCGTCCAGATGGGCCGCAGCGTCGCGGACGCTGCGGGGTCGAACAGGGCCGCCCAGTGCGCCAAGGAGAGGCCGTTCGGGCCCCGCAGCGTGAAGAGGAACGTCGACACGAGGGGCACGGCGAAGAACAGCCCCACTACGATGCCGATCACCGCACGGGTCAGGCGGGACGGGGCGAGGCCGTTCATGCCTGCCACCGGGCGGCGCGTCGCTGAATGAGCGAGTAGAGCGCCATGACCACGCCGACCACGACGATCATGCCGAGGGCGAGAGCGCCGGCGAGGTTCTCCCGGCCGAGCAGGGTCTCGCTTGTGAGCGCCGTGCGGATCTGCAGCGGGACGATCTGCGATCCCTGACTGGCGAGGGCGGCGGCGGTGGCGTACGAGGAGAACGCGTTCGCGAAGAGGAGCAGCAGACTGGCGAAGAACGACGGTGCCAGCACCGGCAGACCGATGCGCAGCCAGAAGCTCGCCCTGCTGCCCCCGAGGGTGAGGTTCGCCTCGACCCACTGCGGCTTGAGGGCGGCGAGGGCGGGCAGGAAGGTGATGACCATCAGCGGCACCTGGAAGTAGATGTAGGGGAGGACGAGGCCAGGCAGTTCGTACAGCCAGGTGCCCTCCGCGAAGATGTCGACACCGAAGGCGTCGCGGAGGGAGACGGTGACGACGCCCTGAATGCCGATCGTTGCGATGAAGGCGAAGGCGAGCATGACCCCGCCGAACTGCGCGAGGACCCCCGCGGCGGCATCGACGGACCGGCGCACGCCGCCGTCCGGATCCATGCCGAGCAGCGCGTACGAGACGAGGGCGCCGAGGACGGCGCCGACCACCGCGGTGAGCAGGGACAGTCCGGCCGAGCTCGCGAAGGTCGTGAGCACGACCGGGTCGGCGAGAGCGGCGATGTTCGTCCAGGTGAAGGCGCCGTCGCCGTCGAAGAACCCGCTGCCGATCGCGAGCACCGTGGGCACCGCGAGGAAGAGCAGCACATAGGCGGCGAAGGGGACGAGCCCCAGCCACGCCGCGGACGACGCCGACCTCCGGACCCGCGCGTGCGACGCGGATCCGGAGGGGGTGACGGGGGCGGACGCCGTGGCGTCCACCCCCGGTGCGGCGAGGACGGTCACTGGACCGCCGCTGCCCACTTCTCGCCGAGCAGCGTGCCGGCGTTCTCGGACTGCTCCTCGGTCGGCACGACGGTCTCCTCCGGAGCCTCGGGGAGAGCGGATGCGAGCTCCTCGTCGATCGTGCCGGCCTCGGTCATCGCCTCCATACGCACGGGACGGGCGCCGCCCTTCAGCCACAGGTTCTGCACTTCGTCGCTGTAGAGGAACTCCTGCCACAGGCGCGCGGCGGCCGGGTTCGGAGCGTCCACGTTGATGGCCTGGTTGTAGTACCCCGCGTAGCCGGTGCCGTCCAAGACCTCGACCTTCCAGTCCGGGTTGTCAGCCGTGTGTGCGGCGTTCAAGTAGTCCCAGTCGAAGACCACGGGGGTCTCGCCGCTGGCGACGGTCGCGGTCGTCACGTCGACCTTGAGCAGGTTTCCCGCCTTCTGCAGCTCGGAGAAGAAGTCGATTCCGGGCTGGAAATCGTCGAGCGTGCCGCCCGACTGCACGGTCGCGAGGCCCACGGCCGCGAAGGCCGCTCCGGCCTGGGTCGGGTCACCGTTGATGGCGACGGCGCCCTTGTAATCAGCGGAGAGGAGATCGGACAGTTCGGCCGGCGCCTCGAAGGCCGAGGAGTCGTAGCCGATCGACATATAGCCGCCGTAGTCGCCGACGAAGAGTCCGGTGGGCTCCTTCAGCTCGTCGGGGATGTCGTCCCAGGTCTGGACCTTGTAGGGGGCGAAGGCGTCCGTGTTCTGCAGAGCGACGGTCAGGCCGAGGTCGAAGACGTCGGGAGCGGTGTCGAGGCCCTTGTTCGTTTCGGCGGCCTGGATCTCCTCGGCGCTGGAGACATCGGGCGAGGCCTCGTTGATGGTGATCTCGGGGTACTTCTCGGCGAACAGGTCGAGGATCTCGCCGTAGTTCGCCCAGTCGCGCGGCAGCGCGATGACGTTGAGCTGACCCTCTTCCTTGGCGGCGGCCTCGAGGTCGGCGAAGGAGCCGAAGTCCTCGACAGAGGTCGCGCTCGCCGCATCCACGGCGTCGCCTCCCGCCGCCGGGGCGTCCGTCGCGGAGGCGCAGGAGGTCAGTGCGATGACGGCCGTGGTGGCCAGGGCGATGCCGGCGCCGATGCGCGCGCGGCGGGGGGAGCGTGCCATGAGTGTCCTCTCGGTGTCCGGCGCTGTGAGCCGGGGTCGGGTTGCGAGAGGACACTATGAGGCCCAGGTAGCCGCGCGGAGCGGCCGGGGTGAACGGTCGGTGTCCGGAGGGTGGCGTGCTGCGTCGCGAGGTCAGTCGTTCGGGACCGCGTACTTGAAGCCGCGGTGCGAGCCCACGTAGCCGAGTCGCTCGTAGAACCGATGGGCGTCGGTGCGGGCGGCGTCGGAGGTGAGCTGCACCATTGCGGCACCGAGGGCGGGAGCCGCGGCGTCACCGACCCAGCGCATGACCGCGGAGCCGATGCCGGCAGAGCGGAGATCGCTGCGGACCCGGACCGCCTCGACGAGCAGCCGTCGGGCGCCGCGCCGCGCCATCCCCGGGATCGAGGTGAGTTGCAGGGTACCGACCACCGCATCGTCGAGCTCGACCACCAGCAGATCGTTCGACGGATCGGCCAGGATCTCGCGGAGACCCCGCTCGTAGGCCGGACGGTCGTCATCCGAGGCCACATCCCCGCGGGCGGCGCTGATCGGATCGTCCGCGAGCAGCGCGATGACGGCGTCGGCATCGCCCTCGGTCGCCCTCCGGAGCACGGCGTCCCCGTTTCTCGACGCGATCGGGTGCGGCAACGGGAGAGCGTGGAGCATGACTCCAGTCTGCCAGCGAGGCCGATGCGGGGCGGACGCCGCGACTCTGGAATCATGGCGTGGTGGATATCGGCAGCCTCCTCGGACTCGAGCAGCTCACCTGGGGGATGCTGATCCTCATCGTTGTGGCGGCGTTCAGCGCCGGATGGATCGACGCGGTCGTCGGCGGGGGAGGGCTGCTGCAGCTTCCGGCGCTGCTCCTCATCCCCGGCATCGCCCCGGTCCAGGCGCTCGCGACGAACAAGCTCGCCTCCGTGTTCGGGACCGCGACGAGCAGCATCACCTACTACCGTCGCGCGAAACCCGACCTCCGCACGGCTCTACCGATGGCGGTGATCGCGCTGATCGGCTCGTTCGGGGGCGCGGCGGTCGCGACCGTCCTGCCCCCGGCCGCGTTCAAACCGATCATCGTGATCGCGCTGCTGGCGGTGGCCCTGTTCACCGCTCTCCGGCCGCAGCTCGGGGCCGCGACGCAGTTGCGCTTCCACGGGCACAAACACCACATCATGGCCGGGCTCGCCGGGCTCGGCATCGGGTTCTACGACGGGATGATCGGTCCGGGAACGGGTACCTTCCTCGTGATCACCCTCGTCGCGCTCCTGGGCTACGACTTCCTGCAGGCGAGCGCGAAGGCCAAGATCGTCAACCTGGCGACGAACGCGGGGGCACTGCTCCTGTTCATCCCGCACGGCTCGGTGCTGTGGCTGCTCGGTGGGATCCTGGCGGTCGCGAACGTCGCCGGCAGTTACCTGGGATCGCGGATGGCCATCTCGCGCGGCACGACGTTCATCCGCGTGGTGTTCCTCGTCGTGGTGGTGGCTCTCATCGCGAAGCTCGGCGTCGACGTGTGGAACGAGAACCTCGCCCCGGCTTTCGCGTCGTTCGCATAGTCTCCTTTTCCTTCGCCGAGGCCCCGGATACGCGACGAGACCCCGGGCTGCCAGCGGCAGTGTCCCGGGGTCTCGGCGGTAATACGGGGTCTCGGCGGGTCAGGCCTCGTCCTCGGGGGTAAAGTCCACGCCGGCCTCGGCGCGCTGCTCGGGGGTGATCGGCGCGGGAGCGGACGTGAGGGGGTCGAAGCCGTTGCCGGACTTCGGGAAGGCGATGACATCGCGGATCGACTCGGTCTTCGTCAGGTGCTGGAGCACGCGGTCCATGCCGAGCGCGATCCCGCCGTGCGGGGGAGCGCCGAACTTGAACGCGTCGAGGAGGAAGCCGAACTGCTCCTGCGCGACCTCGTCGCTGATGCCCATGACCTCGAACACCCGCTTCTGGATGTCCTCGCGGTGGATGCGGATCGATCCGCCCCCGAGCTCCGAGCCGTTGCACACGATGTCGTACGCGTAGGCCAGGGCGGAACCGGGGTCGGTGTCGAACGTGTCCTCGAACTCGGGCTTCGGTCCGGTGAACGCGTGGTGCACCGCGGTCCAGGCACCGGCACCCACCGCGACGTCGCCGGAAGCGACCGCATCGGCTGCCGGCTCGAACATCGGTGCATCGACGACCCAGGTGAAGGCGAACTCGTCCGGGTTCAGGTAGCCGAGGCGGCGGCCGATCTCGACTCGCGCGGCGCCCAGCAGTGCCCGGCTCTCCTTGGCGGACCCGGCGGCGAAGAACACGCAGTCGCCCGGCTCGGCGCCGACGAACTCCGCCAGGCCCGCCTGCTCGGCCTCGGAGAGGTTCTTCGCGGCGGGGCCGCCCAGGGTGCCGTCTTCGTTGAACAGGACGTAGGCGAGACCCCGGGCACCGCGCTGCTTGGCCCAGTCCTGCCACGCGTCGAGCTGCTTGCGGGGCTGCGAGGCACCGCCGGGCATCCGCACCGCACCGACGTACTCGGCCTGGAAGACGCGGAACGGGGTGTCCTTGAAGTACTCGGTCGCCTCGACGAGCTCGAGCCCGAAGCGGAGGTCGGGCTTGTCGGAGCCGTACTTCGCCATCGCGTCGGCGTAGGTCATCCGCGGCAGCGGGGTCTGCACCTCGACGCCGATCGTCTGCCACATCGCCACGATGAGCGACTCCATGAGGGCGATCACGTCCTCCTGGTCGACGAAGCTCATCTCGATGTCGAGCTGCGTGAACTCGGGCTGGCGGTCGGCGCGGAAGTCCTCGTCGCGATAGCAGCGGGCGATCTGGAAGTACTTCTCGACGCCGCCCACCATGAGCAGCTGCTTGAAGAGCTGCGGTGACTGGGGGAGCGCATACCAGCTGCCGGGGTGCAGGCGGGCCGGGACGACGAAGTCGCGGGCGCCCTCCGGCGTGGAGCGGGTGAGGGTCGGGGTCTCGACCTCGGTGAAGTCCTCGGCGTGCAGCACATCGCGGATCGCCTTGTAGACGTTCGAGCGCAGACGCAGCGCGGACGCGGCGGACGGGCGACGGAGGTCGAGGTACCGGTACTTCAGTCGCGCCTCCTCACCGACCGTCTCGGTGTCGGCCAGCGCCGTCGAGACCTGGAACGGCAGCGGAGCCGACTCGTTCAGAACCTCGACGTCGGCGGCGATGACCTCGATCTCGCCGGAGGGCAGGTTCGGGTTCGCGTTCCCCTCGGGACGACGCGACACCTCGCCGGTGACCTTGAGGACGAATTCGTTGCGCAGGGGGTGCGCGATCTCCTCGTCGCGGATGACGACCTGGGCGATGCCCGACGCGTCCCGCAGATCGATGAACGCGACGCCTCCGTGGTCACGACGACGATCGACCCACCCCGTGAGGGTGACGGTCTGACCGATGTTCTCGGCGCGCAGGGAGCCTGCGGAGTGGGTGCGCAGCACGGAGGATTCCTCCTGATCCGGGGAAAGATGAACCCGCCCAGTCTACGCGGGCGTCCCGTCGCTTCCCGGCCGGGTCGCCAGCGTGAGGCAGCGGCACCTCAGTAGGATCGCCACGACGAAAGGCGGACCCCCATGCACCTCTCCATCTCGGACGGCAACGGCCTTCCCGACCTGTTCGGCGCGATCTTCTCCGGCACGACGGGACTCATCGCCCTCATCTTCTACATCCTCGTCGTGGTCGGACTGTGGAAGGTCTTCACGAAGGCGGGGTACCCCGGCATCCTCGCGATCATCCCGATCGTGAACGTCGTGTTCCTCGGGTTCGGCGACTCCCGCTACCGCGAGGTCTGACGTGGCGGCATCACTTCTGCACCTCGTCCGCCACGGGGAGGTGCACAATCCGTCCCGCGTGCTCTACGGACGGCTGCCCGACTACCACCTCAGTACCGCGGGGGAGGAGATGGCCCTGGCGGCGGCGGAGCACGTGGCGGGACTCGGCGATCCGGTGACCGCGCTGTTCGCGTCGCCCCTGGAGCGCGCGCAGGAGTCTGCCGCCCCGTTCGCGGAGGTGTTCGACCTCGAACCCGAGACCGACATCCGCCTGATCGAGCCGACGAACGTGTTCGAGGGCACCCGGATGCGGCGGTCGCTGATGAATCCGTTGAACTGGTGGCACCTCCGGCAGCCCTCGCTGCCGAGCTGGGGTGAGCCGTACGCGTCGATCGCGGAGCGCATGCTCGGCGTCATGGACGAGGCGTGGACGGTCGCGGCCGAGACCCGGACCGCGGGGGACATCGTGATGGTGTCGCATCAGGCACCGATCTGGATCACGCACCTGCGCGTCGCCGGTCTGCCGCTGCAGCACGATCCCCGCACACGCCGCTGCGCGCTGTCGAGTGTGACTTCGTTCGAGCGCGTGGGCGACGTCTGGCGCGAGGTCTCGTACGCCGAGCCCGCCGCGACGGGCGGCGCTGTCGACGTCGGGGCCGTCTGACGCTCCTTCGCATCGCCAGACGGGTCCCATCCCCGACCGGGGAATCCTCGCGCGATCCGAGTCAGAGGGACTGCAGCACCCCCACCGCGGCGACCTGTCCCGCGGCGGCGGCGAGCAGGACCGAGGCCATCGGGCCGGGGAGCGTCGCGCGATGGGCGAGGTCGCCCGCGGCGAAGACCCCCGGAAGCGACGTCCTCCCGAACTCGTCGATCTCGATCGACCCCGACTCCAGGAGCCGCAGCCCGAGGTCTACGGCGAAGGGCGCCCGGTGCCGCATCGTGCCGGAGGCCACGAACACGCCCGCGACGTCGAGCGTGCCCTCGGCGCTCTGCACCCGCACCCCGTCCGCGTGCGCCGCGACGGCCTCGACCGGTGCCGTCGCCACCCGCACCCCGAGGTTCTCCAGTGCGACACGCTCCTCCTCGGCGAACGGTCCTCCCACCGGGACCACCGTGATGTCGCCGACGATACGGCCCAGCAGCGCGATCAGATGGGTCGCCCGCGGGGCCGCCCCGAGGATCGCGATCGGCTTCCCCGCGTGCTCGTGCCCATCGCAGAACGGGCAGCTGAAGACACGGACGCCCCACAGCTCCGCGAGACCAGGAACCGACGGAAGGTCGTCCGCGACACCGGTCGCGAGGATCACTCGCCACGCCTGAGCGACGGACCCGTCCGCGAGGTCCACGGAGAACCCGCGCTCCGGGTCGCCGGAGATGCGGTGTGCCGCGACGTCCCGCACCGTCACGTCCGCATAGGCCGCGAGCTCCACCCGTGCCTGTGCGCGGAGGTCCGCCGGGGCCTTCCCGTCCGCGCCGATCATGTTGTGCATGTGCTGCACCGTGCCGTTCCGGTACTCGCCGGAGTCCAGCAGGAGCACCGGTCGATGCATCCGGCCGAGCGTCAGTGCCGCCTGGAGCCCGGCGGGGCCGGCGCCGATCACGATCGCATCGTGCATGGGGTTTCCCTTCTCGCGTCTTGTGTTCGGATCCAGTCTGTGACTTCATGTCAACATGAAGTCAAGCGACCCGCACCCCTGGTCCGTCGGCGAGGTCGCCGCGCGGTTCGATCTCCCCACGAACGTCCTGCGGCACTGGGAGGCGGTCGGTCTACTGCGGCCGCCCCGCGACCCTGCCGGTCGGCGACGCTACGGCGAGGACGAGGTCGTGCGCATCGCCGTCATCCAGCGCAGCAAGGCCGCCGGCATGAGCCTCGACCAGATCGCGGTGCTCCTCGACGACGGGAATGCCGGTCGCCACCAGGTGCTGCAGGAGCATCTCGATGACCTCGACCGGCGCATGGAGGAGATGCGGCGATCGCGGGAGATGACCGAGCATGCCATGGGCTGTCGCGCGCACGACATCGCGACCTGTCCGCGCTTCCGGGCGGGTGTCGACGACGTGCTCGCCCGCTTCTGATCCCCCCGGGGGTACCCGGCCGATGCATAGGAAGCTCTGCGTAAACTCGGAGTCGTGTCCCGCGATTCCAGGATTCATCCGATCCGCAGCGGCCGCCCCTCCCGTCTCCGGCCCCTCGGCCGCCTGGGCGGAGCCGCGCTCGCTGCGGTGCTCGCCGTCGGTCTGAGCGCCTGTGCTCCCGACGCGGTGAGCGAGTCTTTCCTCAGTGGCGACAACACCGGGTACGTCGCGGCCGACGGTGCGATCGTCGAGATCCCGGTCGCCGAGCGCGGTGAGCCGGTGGAGTTCAGCGGCGTCACGGAGCACGGCGAGGACTTCGACAGCGCCGACATCGCCGGCAAGGTCGCCGTGGTCAACTTCTGGTACGCCGGCTGCGCACCGTGCCGTGTCGAGGCCCCCGACCTGGAGGCCGTCTGGCAGGAGAACCGCGCCGAGGGCGTGCAGTTCATCGGCATCAACACGAGGGATCAGCCCGACACGGCGGTCGCCTTCGCCGAGGAACTCGGCGTGACCTACCCGAGCCTCATCGACGTCGACACGGCCCAGGCCAAGCTCGCCTTCGCCAAGGTCGTGCCGATCTCGGCCACCCCCACCACGCTCGTGCTCGACAAGCAGGGTCGCGTCGCCGCGAAGATCATCGGTCCGATCGACGGCACCTCCGTCCTCTCCACGCTCGTCAAGGACGCGCTCGCGGAGGACTTGTGATGTCTGCGGGGGCACCGTGAACCCCGAAGCGATCATCGGCTCCGGCGCCCTCTGGATCGCGATCCCGGTGGCGATGCTGGCCGGACTCGTCTCGTTCCTCTCGCCGTGCGTGCTCCCGCTCGTGCCCGGCTACCTCGGCTTCCTCGGCGGAGCCGTGGCGCCGCGGGAATCGACCACGACAGGCGACGGCGGCACGAGGACCGCGACCCGCAGCCGCCTCGTCCTCGGGGTGCTGCTGTTCATCCTCGGGTTCACCGTCGTGTTCATCCTCTACACGGTCCTCGGCGGCACAGCCGGCGTCTTCCTGCTCCAGTGGGGCGACCTCATCACCCGCATCCTCGGCGTGGTCGTCATCGCGATGGGTCTGGTCTTCCTCGGACTGTTCGGCTTCGCGCAGCGAGAGCTCCGCTTCCACGTGGACTCCAAGGCAGGGATGGTCGGAGCTCCCC harbors:
- a CDS encoding NAD(P)/FAD-dependent oxidoreductase, producing the protein MHDAIVIGAGPAGLQAALTLGRMHRPVLLLDSGEYRNGTVQHMHNMIGADGKAPADLRAQARVELAAYADVTVRDVAAHRISGDPERGFSVDLADGSVAQAWRVILATGVADDLPSVPGLAELWGVRVFSCPFCDGHEHAGKPIAILGAAPRATHLIALLGRIVGDITVVPVGGPFAEEERVALENLGVRVATAPVEAVAAHADGVRVQSAEGTLDVAGVFVASGTMRHRAPFAVDLGLRLLESGSIEIDEFGRTSLPGVFAAGDLAHRATLPGPMASVLLAAAAGQVAAVGVLQSL
- a CDS encoding MerR family transcriptional regulator, whose product is MKSSDPHPWSVGEVAARFDLPTNVLRHWEAVGLLRPPRDPAGRRRYGEDEVVRIAVIQRSKAAGMSLDQIAVLLDDGNAGRHQVLQEHLDDLDRRMEEMRRSREMTEHAMGCRAHDIATCPRFRAGVDDVLARF
- a CDS encoding TlpA family protein disulfide reductase — protein: MSRDSRIHPIRSGRPSRLRPLGRLGGAALAAVLAVGLSACAPDAVSESFLSGDNTGYVAADGAIVEIPVAERGEPVEFSGVTEHGEDFDSADIAGKVAVVNFWYAGCAPCRVEAPDLEAVWQENRAEGVQFIGINTRDQPDTAVAFAEELGVTYPSLIDVDTAQAKLAFAKVVPISATPTTLVLDKQGRVAAKIIGPIDGTSVLSTLVKDALAEDL
- a CDS encoding cytochrome c biogenesis CcdA family protein, yielding MNPEAIIGSGALWIAIPVAMLAGLVSFLSPCVLPLVPGYLGFLGGAVAPRESTTTGDGGTRTATRSRLVLGVLLFILGFTVVFILYTVLGGTAGVFLLQWGDLITRILGVVVIAMGLVFLGLFGFAQRELRFHVDSKAGMVGAPLLGVALGIGWAPCMGPTLAAILALSFNAGDPVRAGFLGLAYSLGLGIPFLLVALGFGWATKAIGFLRRHIRVVNIVGGVLLILLGVLMVTGLWTDIMSRLTAVIGSVILPL